CTTGATGGAACCTGGAATCTCTTTCAGTCTCATACAAAGATGGTAGAAAAGGGTTCTTCAGCTTCAGCactaagagaaaagagaaaccaTCAGATGGATGATTATGAGTCTCATGAACAGGAAGCAAGAAAAGGCAGCAAGGTTTCAGCTGTCTTTTATGACGAGTCAGAGCCACCAGAGATCTTAGATGAGGTGCTGCTTTATCAAACCGGAAGAAGTCAACCACTCTATAGTTCTCCTACTGAGCCATCACAAACTCAAAGGGTTGATTTAGGAAGGTCCAGTGGAAAGGAAGCACGTGCACGTTCAAAGGAAGTGTCCTCCAATACTGAGACAGCTATAGATTTATGGACCCTTCTGACTCAATGTGCACAAGCAGTGGCAAACTATGACCAAAGAAATGCAAATGAATTACTCAGCCAGATTAGGCAACACTCTTCACCTTATGGGAATGGACTTCAGCGTTTGGCTCATTATTTTTCCAATGGACTTCAGATAAGATTGGCTGCTGGGACCCCATCATATATGCCTCTAGAAGTGGCAACTGCTGCTGATATGTTGAAAGCTTACAAACTATTTGTTACATCCTCTCCTTTGCAGAGGTTGACAAACTATTTGACAACCAAGTCAATCATTAGTCTTGTGAAAAATGAGAGCAGCGTCCATATTATTGACTTTGGTATTTGCTATGGTTTTCAGTGGCCGTGCCTTATCAAGAAGCTCTCAGATAGGCTTGGTGATCGTCCAAGGCTTCGTATAACAGGAATTGATCTTCCTCAGCCGGGTTTTCGGCCTAAAGAAAGGGTCGAGGAGACCGGGCGGCGTTTGGTAAACTTCTGCAAGAAGTTCAATGTCTCTTTTGAATACAATTGCCTTGCACAAAAAGGGAAACAATAAGACTTGCAGATCTCAAGATAGAAAGGAATGAAGTAACTGTTTAGCTGCTTCTACCGGCTGAAGAACTTGCCTGATGAGACTGTGGATGTGAAGTGTCCAAGAGATGCTGTGTTGAGGTTGATAAGGAGGATCAATCCAAACATGTTCATCCATGGGGTGGTCAATGGTACCTATAGTGCACCCTTTTTCCTTACTAGGTTCAGGGAAGCACTTCACCACTTCTCATCACTGTTTGATGTGTATGAGGCTAATGTGCCTCGTGAAGACACGCAAAGAGTGATGCTGGAGAAAAGGTTGTTTGGAAGGGATGCCATCAATGTTATAGCGTGTGAAGGGGCTGAGAGGGTTGAGAGACCGGAGACCTATAAGCAGTGGCAGGTTAGGAATCAGAGAGCTGGTTTCGAGCAAGTCCCTTTGGATCCTCAGTTAGTGGTTGATGCTACGGATATTGTGAAGAGGGAATATCACGAAGATTTTGTAGTGGCTGAGAATGACAAGTGGGTTTTTCTGGGGCGGAAAGGGCGTATTCTGAATGCCATTTCTGCATGGACTCCTGATTAAGCATTGTCCAGAAAGTGTCTTGTAACTGGAAATGCAATAATCTTCTCTCtgctatttctttttctccattTGATTTCGCATTTTTGATATTGCTGTTCTATTTACTTCCTGGCTTGTATGAGTCGTATTGTAAGGAaaggcagaagaagaaaaaaagaaaaaaaaaaaaagacaccaCATAGGAGACCAAATCTAGTAAATCATAGGAACAAATCAAACAGCAGCTACATTTGACTAAAAGTAGCATACAATACTGTCTCGATTATGAATTAGATAAGGACATATTCATTAATGAGCCACGTTTTGCACTGTCTTCTGTGAGAAATAAGTCAGCCTTCACAATCTGCTCCTCAATTCTGCACTACAAACTGTATTGTCTGTTTTGCTTGTTTGTTGTAAATAATAAGAGCTTTCCCAGTTAAGTTAATTTATCAATGACTCGCACCATTTCAAAAGGCTTTCAATAAAAGTTGTGGGGTTTCCACAAACTAGTCCAATCTAGCGAATGCACAAATCCACCCTTGCTAGCTTTGATTGCATGCAGCATTACTTTAATTTCAACTTCAGTTTGACTGGTATGGTATCCCTATTTCTCTACAAGTTTTACAAAAAGGTCTCAAGTCTGAATCGTCATTTGGAAGCCAACTCAAATCTTGTCCATTGATGTACGCAACACACAATTTCGCATCAAGGGATAATTGGCTGATGAATCCTTTCTGAGATCAAAATAGCAAATAAAAAAGTACGAAAAGAGAGGTTCAAAATTATAGGGTTTACAGAAATGAATTAATATTTCACTTGTAACCACGTTACATTTTAATATCATAACATATTTGATAGATAAAAGCAAATTTCCAAAAACCAACAGTTTCACAAAATACAacatataatgataaaaaagcAAAGTCACCAGGCTTTGTTTTAGCCCTTTAATCTCAAAGCATTCAATCTAAACCAGCAGGTAAAACACTGATATATCCAATTTAGAATCGTGTGGATCGTGGCCTCCTCCAAACCTCCACACCTTTTGCACATGTTGGCACATTCTGGACCTTCCACAGAAAAGCTATTTTCTCTGAAACAATGCAAACAGAATCGAATTAAAATTCACTTTCAGAAAGTCATCGTCTGAGGAAATTTTACAATAGTTGTCCTTAAAAAAAGACCAAGCCATGAGGAACATTTAGACAGTAAAACCATAAATAGAGAACCTTCAGACTTCAGACCCTTGATgagggaaaaagaaacaaaatcaaatattcaCAATCACGTGGAAGTTtagtcaaatatatataaagtacaatagttttttttattctaattaaacatattaggtacaatatttttttaaaatctttttatcattttattttgaaaaaatattaaattaataataaaacaataaaaattatatgcatacatgctaaatgtttttttttaaactacaaCATTCTTTAAATAGTTCATATGACTTTCATTATAGCATGatatttataatgtttattatctccaattttaataattaatgttacatattcaaatgaattttttatagtatttatttaatttaaattctgaatgattaattgataatatattttatgagtgaatattatatatattagataattttaaatgtttgatTAAAGTTGAATTATTTTACAGgttgatagtttttttaataaaatagcaaaaactattaaaatttaaatattaaaaaataaactataaattcataaatatcGTATATACTGaactatcaataaaaataactattcaATGTTCATATGTATAATATGTATAAGTATGTCAAACgtatccttaaaaaaaacatgtcaaatgtattaccaaataaaatcatatttgcaTCATTTAAGTTGTAAATTATGtgggaaatttaatttttaaaatatcaaaaattaattttgattatacaATATGTTATTATTCTAGATAATATTGAACTTATATCTTTCAAATAAGGTCTGATGATTGTGTTTTATATCGTggataaaaaaacatgattgaaaaAGTCTTTACTCAAAGAttagattaattattaaatatttcatatcattatcaatgataaaaaaaaattattacacatttaaataaattttaattaatataacttAATACATACTTTTTTTACTAGCTATTTCACACAAATATCATGGtgagaggaaaagaaagaaagaaaaagagtgtttattaaatatttaaatagatataatataattaaatcttttgtttagggataaaaaaattgtattatctCTATGTTGTAATGCTGGAAAGATATAAGAGTATGCTAATCTACATTAAAATATAGTCTTAAAAGTGGCTTGGCGGCTTTGACTCTCCTTCCCAGAACCTTccttagttaaaaataaaaaatggatcattttataAATTCTATATAACAAAGGTGCGACCCCTTATCATCCAAGAGTGTTGGTTACACTTGGATCAGTTGGAGATTGTCTGAGTCTACGAGTTACTACTTGGTTTGGTTTGCCCTGGTTAGATTCATCATCAGGTTCCATAGTTATATGCTCTAATTGATTCACCTTCATTCTTTTCTTATGTTGTATAAAATGATTATCATCACTAGAGGCAGATATTTCGATTTCTGAATCTTGCCTGCTATTAATATTGTATTGATCTCTTTTCGGTCATCTGATCCAGTTCCTTTTTCTGTTTCTTGCTCTGTCGTTGGTTCCGTGCAAAGTTTCATTGACATTCCTAGTCAATTATTGTTGACTTCATAGAAACAATTTTCACCTCTTGAGGTACATGTCTTCTAATTTCTTGGTCGAGTTCAACATGAACTCTCTTGTGCAAAACTTTGGTGGTCCTATCTCAGTATTTTCAAATCAGGACCAAGTAGAGAAGGGGTTTGACTTTGAGTTTGATGATTCATCTTCCCCTTCTTCCGGCACAAGCTCAGGTGGAGAATCCACAGAGGTAACCAAATATTCCAACCCAATCCTCAGATACATAAGCGACATACTCATGGACGAGGAAGACGACTTGGAGCGCAAACCCTGCATGTTGCAGGAATGTTTGAGACTCCAGGCTGCTGAAAAATCCTTCCATGATGCCCTTCTCCATCAAAAcccttcttcttgtttctctgATGAAAATTATGGTCGCACTGTTAGCTTTGAGAGCTGCACCACTGATAATTCATGTGAGTCTGAATTGGTCAACGGTGTTGGTGAATTTGATTCTTCTTTCTTACAACTACAAACCCCTCTGGTTCATGATCCATTTGGGGAGTCACAAGCTGCTGGCTATTTTCATGACGGAACCTGGAATCTCTTCCAGTCTCAGTCTCAGACCAAGCCACTGATGGTGGAAGAGGGTTCTTCAGCTTCAGCACCAAGAGAAAAGAGAAGCCATGGGATGGATGATTATGCTTCTCATGAACAGGAAGGGAGAAGAGGCAGCAAGGTTTCAGCCGTCTTTTCGGACGAGTCAGAGTCACCAGAGATCTTAGATGAGGTGCTGCTTTGTCAATCTGGAAGAAGCCAAGCCCTCCTTTGTGCTGCTACTGAACCATCACAAAGTGTTGATTTAGGAGGGTCCAATGGAAAGGCGACACGATCACGTTCAAAGAAAGTGTCTGCCAAAGCCGGTACAGCTGTAGATTTATGGACCCTTCTAACTCAATGTGCACAGGCCGTGGCAAGCTTTGACCAAAGGAACGCAAATGACTTACTCAGCCAGATTAGGCAACACTCTTCAGCTTTTGGGGATGGACTTCAGCGTTTGGCTCATTACTTTGCCAATGGCCTTCAGATAAGGTTGGCTGCTGGGACTCCATCATACACGCCCCTAGAAGGAACAACTTCCGCCGATATGTTGAAAGCTTACAAACTTTATGTTACATCCTCTCCTTTGCAGAGGTTGACAAATTATTTGGCAACCAAGACAATTGTTAGTCTTGTGGGAAATGAGGGCAGTGTTCATATTATTGATTTTGGCATTTGCTATGGTTTTCAGTGGCCTTGCCTTATCAAGAAGCTGTCAGAAAGGCATGGTGGTCCTCCGAGGCTTCGTATAACAGGAATCGAACTTCCTCAGCCGGGATTTCGGCCTGCAGAAAGGGTCGAGGAGACCGGGCGGCGTTTGGCAAACTACTGCAAGAAGTTCAAGGTACCTTTTGAATACAATTGTCTTGCACAGAAATGGGAAACTATAAAACTTGCAGATCTCAAGATAGACAGGAATGAAGTAACTGTTGTTAGCTGCTTCTACCGGCTGAAGAACTTGCCTGATGAAACTGTGGATGTGAAGTCTCCAAGAGATGCCGTGTTGAAGTTGATAAGGAGGATCAATCCAAACATGTTCATCCATGGGGTGGTCAATGGCACTTACAATGCACCCTTTTTCCTGACTCGGTTTAGGGAGGCACTCTACCACTTCTCATCActgtttgatatgtttgaagCTAATGTGCCTCGTGAAGACCCGGAAAGAGTGATGCTTGAGAATGGGTTGTTTGGAAGAGATGCCATCAATGTTATAGCGTGTGAAGGGGCTGAGAGGGTTGAGAGACCTGAGACCTATAAGCAGTGGCAGGTTAGGAACCAGAGAGCTGGGTTCAAGCAAGTCCGATTTGATCCTCAATTGGTGAATGATGAAAAAGAAATGGTGAAGAaggaatatcaaaaagattttgTGGTGGCTGAGGATGGCAAGTGGGTTTGGCTGGGGTGGAAAGGGCGTATTCTGAATGCCATTTCTGCTTGGACTCCTGCTTAAGCAATGTCCAGAAAGTGTCTTGTAACTAGTAATCTACTCTTAGGTCGGTTAATGAAAATGCAATAAACTactatttactatttttctttctccattTGTTTCCACATTTTTAGATATTGCTGTTCAATTCACTTCCTAGCTGGTATGGCATGACacatttccttctttttttttttcatgaagcaCAAATTTACTACTGATGGTAAGGAATGGCAGaagcaaaaataagaaaaaagggcACCACAATGGAAGACTAGATGTAGTAAATCATAGGAGCAAATCAAACAGAAAAACAGCAGCTACATCTGACTAAAAGTAGCTGACAATACTCTCTCAATTACGGATTAGAATTAGATAGGGGCATCTTCAATAATGTTCCACGTATTGCAATGTCTTCTGTGAGAAATCAGTCATTAGCCTTGACAATCTGCACACCATAAACAGTTTTATTTTATCAGCAAATAAACTGCACAATAAACAGTAATGTCTGTTTTGCTTATTTGTTGTAATCAGAGATTCCTTGTTAAGTTAATTTATCATTGATTCGAACCATTTCAAAAGGCCCATATAAGTGTTTTGGGGTTTCCACAAATGAGTAGTGAGCCTAGTCAGGGGCGAGGGGACTGGGGTGGCCCAAGGGGACCACGGTCACCCCTAGTTTTGGatttgtataaatataatatgagccccaattttttaacttatgcttaatattttaaaatacaatattttattttaaaatcaaatgccAAGTTACAATTTTTCTTTAGTATTTAACTATTGCCTCCTAATGACAAGAGAGAGTCCACCCTTGCGGACTTTGATTGAGCATTGCTTTCAACTTGAGTTTGACTTGTCCCCGTATTTCTCCACGATGTATCCAATGGTCTCAACTCTCAAGACTGAATCATCATTTAGAGCTAACTCAAATTCTTGCCCATATATGTACACAACACACCATTCATATTTTGgggcaagtggttgaccaagccTTTCTGAGACCAAAATAGCAAAGACAAAAGAACGAAGAGAGAAGCTCAAAATTATAGGGGTTTGCGGAAATGAATTACAGCGTGTTTGGTTTCCTATAAATCTCATTTGATCACTTGTGAAGTGaatcaaaaggtaaaagcttCAACGTTTTCTTATAGATATTTTAACCTGATTTTTGACAACACACTTATTGTAAGCTACATCAAAAACATACTTACGGAGTTTTTTGTTTCGGCGTCAGTCTTGTATTCCAAAGAAGCAACAGTAAACAAGAAAGTAGACGTGATATTAGCGTACGTATGCAATGAAGTGTCCATAAACACACTAAATATTTCACTTGCAACCACGATACATTTCAATATCAAATTGTATATAATAGCTAAAAGCAAATTTCCAAAGACCGGCAGTTTCATAAAGTACAAtatatgatgataaaaaaaaaaacactcacgAGGCTTTTGGTTTAGCCCTTTAATCTAAAAGTATTCAATCTAGATCAGCAGGTTAAATCCTGAATTTTAACAAGAAATTGTGAAGGTCTTTATACCAATGGATAAACAGCCTAACAAAACCACGACTACCGATATAAATGCCCAAGGCCTGAAACAGAACCAAACCTGGCATAATTTTTACGCTATCAAATAATCAATAAAGTCATCATCTACTTTGTTTAACACTAGATGGTCTAAGAACTTTCCAGTCCAGCTTATCTCCACTCGGTTTTTTAAAAGAGCCCAAACTATTGCTTGGCGATGAATGTTTATCATCATGATCGTTCTTCGGTGATTTGTTAGGATATTGTGCTTCATAATCAGATTGTTTCCTTTTAGCATTGCCGTTAACCTCCACAATCTTTTTGTCCATGTTGCCACATTCTGGACCTTCTACTGGAGAGCTATTTTCTCTGAAACAACATAAacagaatcaaattaaaaatcagaGTCATAATCAGAGgaaatttttataatagttgcccattaaatttttaagaagAAGGCCACGAGGAACATTAGAAAGTAAAACCATAGACAGAGAACCTTCAGACCCTTGATGaggaaaagagaaacaaaatcaaatgtTCACATGGAAGTTTAGGCAAAGAAACCCACCTGATATTGGCATTTGCATTTTGATTTCTAGACATGGTAGTTTCAGCTGCTGGCTGATGTAGTCTTGCTTCTTCctcatttaatttctaaaatggtAAGGCTTTTGGCATtagaaaagaatcaaaagacaGAGTATGAGATCTAGATCAAGTAGGAGAGTAAAGAAACAGCTTTGAAATTCTTGATCTTCAAACTCACATCAACTAAAGGATTGAAACTTTGAAATGACATTCGACCTTTAGCTGCTCCAGGATGGGGATCACCTTCCATTATAACCACACTACATATGTGCAGAaagtcaaaaaaaataaaaatagaaatataaataactgAGCAGGATGAAGCAAGTAACTGCAGAAATTATACACCaaagttgaaaagaaaattttggcagacacatttttttatttaactttgcTGTTTTACAGGGTAAGATACAGAAAGGTTTGTCTAAATTGTAAGGGCTCTATGTGAAGCAACACTAGATGCCCAGATACTTAATCCAATGTGAGTACAATACAACACAGTTACGGGGATacagaatattattaaaatttcaagttACATTACAGCTTATATATAGTTAGAGtgcctttttagtttttatacaaGTAAGAATAAATATTGAATATTAGATCTTATCATAAATAGTCAAGATTAAAGCACATACGATAtgagtttttaaaaattcacatgATACAAAAATGCTTTATAAGGAGACTCAAATTAATGCATAACTACATCAGTGCATGGTGAtcacaattgaaaaaaaaacaaaaatagttgtAATCAACTAATCATAACAAAAGACTATAGTTACATACCTTTCCCATGCCCATTATCAGAAATTCTCTTCTCCCAATGACCATGTcacaaaattacatattttcccCAACCCTAGTCTATTCAAAAGAAGTCTGCTCTATATATTGACTACAGCCTCAAGGATATAGAGAAAGAGACTAGAGTTGTAGTCCAAATGTATTATCagtcaataaaatattaagaaaagtaacataTTGGAGGATACTCCTTGAATGCGTATCTAGGCATATCATAAGCGTTACAGCATCGGATTTGGGTACGACACTGTTACTTAATATAACGGACATGTATATTCCACCAGTAATTACTGCATACCAGCTCACAATTTAAAAACAACAGTTTTTTAACGCCTTATTTGTTATTACCGCTCTTTCCATTAGCAAAAACCAAGATAAACTCATTCCACAAcacaatcataaataaaatatagaaaattttcAGTATCAACCTTGGGTTGCTAGCCTACAACTACAGTAATACTGCATGATGTTACATCACAAATGATTGCTACGAGGAATCTCAACTTCCAAAACCATTAATTGTTTCACTAAAATCCCAAGAGATTTGAATAGAAAACACTCGGTAAATGGCTATTGGCAGAGATACAAATGCCTAACTTCACAACTACCAACCGCCATGATTTCAATTTCACTTCTAAAATGTATCAGTCATAACAAACAAAGGCAAGTATACAATCAATATAGCAGCCTCAAAGACAAGAAGACTCAGAACTCAGACCCATGTGTGGTAAAAACTAAAATccctataaattatttttgaatttagcAAAGAAAAATACCACTTTCTAGTAACCGCAGTGGATGTGCCAACACTGACATCAGGCTTaacctcttcttctttcttggTTCTCTCCTCCCTCAGAGCTGCCCTTTGCATGAACTGTCCAACATCGAAAGAGAACCAGGAACAACATCATTAGTCCCGATATTTTCACCTCTAATCTTGAATCAAACAATTTCTAGGTTAAAATATCACAAACAAGCAATGAAAACTCAACGATAACCACAAAGAGGAACGGTAGCGTTCCCTTTTATTTACCTTTAAGTTCTTCAACGTGCTTGAAAGCTCTCGCCTCGCCATTATACCTTCAATTCAACTTCCTCTTTCAAATTTTATCTCTTCCTCTTCCTGTGAACTCGACCACCAGCACCGCAACCTTAACCTAGGTCCTCTGATTTCGTTAAggtgattttattttgttttgtttgtctcAACTGAagactttaaaaaaaagaaaactatcgAAATGACCAACATAaccttgaaaagaaaaacaaaataatgagcCATGCACACGCGTTATAAACGGGCCGGCCCAATAATATCTTTGGTTTAATCCAGCCCATGAAAGAGAGAGATTGCACACAGAAAACATGAAAACGATCACAGTCCTAACCTATAAAAGCTGTAACCGTGTGTTCTTCCGAAGCATGTAAGCGGTGTGGTGTGGTGACTCTCGTGGTTTCCAACGCAGCTTTTCATCATTAAGTCTAAGGTTGTCGAAACGTTACACAAAATTTCTCATCTGCtcacatttattttgtttatcctttttttttcaggCACACGCAGACCATCAGTCATC
The nucleotide sequence above comes from Glycine soja cultivar W05 chromosome 11, ASM419377v2, whole genome shotgun sequence. Encoded proteins:
- the LOC114377034 gene encoding uncharacterized protein LOC114377034 gives rise to the protein MARRELSSTLKNLKFMQRAALREERTKKEEEVKPDVSVGTSTAVTRKCVVIMEGDPHPGAAKGRMSFQSFNPLVDKLNEEEARLHQPAAETTMSRNQNANANIRENSSPVEGPECGNMDKKIVEVNGNAKRKQSDYEAQYPNKSPKNDHDDKHSSPSNSLGSFKKPSGDKLDWKVLRPSSVKQSR